From Salvia splendens isolate huo1 chromosome 3, SspV2, whole genome shotgun sequence, a single genomic window includes:
- the LOC121795812 gene encoding 50S ribosomal protein L18-like yields MVVPPPVRSERVTKFLKPYVLRMHFTNKYANAQVVHTPTATVAAAASTQEKALRLAMEKEKESTRDVAAAAKIGRILAQRLQVRNIPAVTVLYNRDQKYHGKVKAVIDQLVNAGVKLI; encoded by the coding sequence ATGGTTGTCCCTCCTCCAGTAAGGTCTGAAAGAGTGACGAAGTTTCTCAAACCGTACGTCCTAAGGATGCACTTCACCAATAAGTATGCGAACGCACAAGTTGTCCACACACCGACTGCAACAGTGGCTGCTGCTGCTAGCACGCAAGAGAAAGCCCTAAGGTTGGCCATGGAGAAGGAGAAAGAGAGCACTAGAGatgttgctgctgctgcaaaGATCGGCAGGATACTCGCACAACGGCTGCAGGTCAGAAACATACCAGCTGTTACAGTGTTGTACAACAGAGATCAAAAATACCATGGCAAGGTGAAAGCAGTAATTGATCAATTAGTAAATGCAGGGGTGAAATTGATATGA